A window from Shimia isoporae encodes these proteins:
- the cobS gene encoding cobaltochelatase subunit CobS: protein MADGMLEANAKPTEDIDVREVFGIDSNMKIKGFAERSERVPEIDPTYKFDPETTMAILAGFGYNRRVMIQGYHGTGKSTHIEQVAARLNWPTVRVNLDSHISRIDLIGKDAIKLRDGKQVTEFHEGILPWALRNPTAIVFDEYDAGRADVMFVIQRVLEHDGKLTLLDQNEVITPNPYFRLFATANTVGLGDTTGLYHGTQQINQAQMDRWSLVSTLNYLSHDAESAIVLSKAPHYNTAEGRKTVAQMVTVADLTRTAFMNGDLSTVMSPRTVINWAANAEIFRDVGYAFRLSFLNKCDELERQTVAEFYQRCFDEELPESAANAALG from the coding sequence ATGGCCGACGGTATGCTTGAAGCAAACGCAAAACCCACCGAAGACATCGACGTACGCGAGGTCTTTGGCATCGACAGCAATATGAAGATCAAGGGCTTTGCAGAGCGCAGCGAGCGCGTGCCGGAAATTGATCCGACATATAAGTTCGATCCTGAGACCACGATGGCGATTCTGGCCGGCTTTGGCTACAACCGCCGTGTGATGATCCAGGGCTACCACGGCACCGGTAAATCCACCCACATCGAGCAGGTTGCCGCGCGGTTGAACTGGCCAACGGTGCGCGTAAACCTCGACAGCCACATCAGCCGGATCGACCTGATTGGTAAAGACGCCATCAAACTGCGCGACGGCAAACAAGTCACCGAATTCCACGAAGGCATATTGCCATGGGCGCTGCGCAACCCGACCGCGATCGTCTTTGATGAATACGATGCTGGCCGTGCAGATGTAATGTTCGTTATCCAGCGGGTTCTGGAACATGACGGCAAGCTGACGCTTCTGGACCAGAACGAAGTGATCACACCCAACCCTTACTTCCGCCTCTTCGCGACAGCCAACACCGTTGGTCTGGGGGACACGACCGGTCTGTATCACGGAACCCAGCAGATCAACCAAGCGCAAATGGACCGCTGGTCGCTGGTGTCTACGCTGAACTACCTCAGCCACGACGCGGAAAGCGCCATCGTCCTGTCCAAGGCGCCGCATTACAACACAGCCGAAGGTCGCAAGACCGTCGCCCAGATGGTGACAGTTGCGGACCTGACCCGCACCGCGTTTATGAACGGCGACCTATCGACCGTGATGAGCCCGCGGACCGTGATCAACTGGGCCGCCAACGCAGAGATTTTCCGCGATGTTGGCTACGCCTTCCGCCTCAGCTTCCTCAACAAATGTGACGAACTGGAGCGCCAGACAGTGGCCGAGTTCTACCAACGTTGTTTTGACGAAGAACTGCCTGAGAGCGCTGCAAACGCTGCGCTAGGCTAA
- the cobT gene encoding cobaltochelatase subunit CobT: MSTKSDNPADPFKKALAEATKVMADDPELSITYTVDPSGVSGDSMRLPQVTRRMSRDEVLLARGTADALAMQRKYHDINTHMRYAPGQGIARDLYEAMETARCEAMGARDMPGTASNIDVKISHEANGRGYGEMTSTEEAPLAVAAGYLIRHLATGRDLPRSAANVMNLWRGYIEQSAGEHLEDIQELLSDQQSFAKFARQIIEDLGYGDQLGDDPDEIDDQEDDAEEQAEEQEDPDSQGQDDSEEEDAEASPEQAQEEQQDMSEAQVTMDDMAEDEMSDEAEMPDGEAPLDPPPPPPVSDADPDYLVYDGEHDEEIAAEELAEPAELERLRAYLDQQLEPLKGAVSRLANKLQRRLQAQQNRSWEFDREEGILDAGRLARVVANPTTPLSFKIEKDTEFRDTVVTLLLDNSGSMRGRPISIAAICADVLARTLERCNVKVEILGFTTRAWKGGLAREKWLNEGRPQQPGRLNDLRHIIYKQADAPWRRVRPNLGLMMKEGLLKENIDGEALEWAHRRMIARPEQRKILMVISDGAPVDDSTLSVNPANYLEKHLRDVIAMVEKRKQVELLAIGIGHDVTRYYDRAVTITDVEQLAGAMTEQLAALFDSDPRARARVMGMRRAS; encoded by the coding sequence ATGAGCACCAAGTCCGACAACCCCGCTGATCCGTTCAAAAAGGCGCTGGCCGAAGCCACCAAAGTGATGGCGGATGACCCCGAACTGTCGATCACCTACACGGTGGATCCATCGGGTGTCTCGGGCGACTCCATGCGCCTGCCTCAAGTGACCCGTCGCATGAGCCGTGACGAAGTTTTGCTGGCCCGTGGAACGGCAGATGCACTTGCGATGCAACGCAAGTACCACGACATCAACACCCACATGCGCTATGCGCCCGGTCAGGGCATTGCACGTGATCTGTACGAAGCCATGGAAACCGCTCGATGCGAAGCCATGGGCGCTCGCGACATGCCCGGTACCGCATCCAACATCGATGTGAAGATCAGCCATGAAGCCAATGGGCGCGGCTATGGCGAGATGACATCAACTGAGGAAGCGCCTCTGGCTGTTGCAGCCGGGTACCTCATCCGTCATCTGGCGACAGGACGGGATCTTCCCCGCTCTGCCGCAAACGTCATGAACCTGTGGCGCGGCTATATCGAGCAGAGCGCCGGAGAGCATCTCGAAGACATCCAGGAATTGCTGAGTGACCAGCAAAGTTTTGCGAAATTCGCCCGCCAGATCATCGAGGATCTCGGTTATGGCGATCAGCTTGGCGACGACCCTGACGAAATTGACGATCAGGAAGACGACGCAGAAGAACAGGCCGAGGAACAGGAAGATCCCGATAGCCAGGGTCAGGACGATTCTGAAGAAGAAGACGCCGAAGCCAGCCCCGAGCAGGCGCAGGAAGAACAGCAGGACATGTCCGAAGCCCAGGTCACGATGGATGACATGGCCGAAGACGAGATGTCGGACGAAGCGGAAATGCCAGACGGCGAAGCGCCTCTTGATCCGCCGCCGCCGCCCCCTGTGTCTGACGCCGACCCAGACTACTTGGTTTATGACGGCGAACACGACGAGGAAATCGCTGCTGAGGAACTTGCCGAGCCGGCGGAGCTTGAACGGTTGCGAGCCTATCTCGACCAACAGCTTGAGCCGCTGAAAGGTGCGGTAAGCCGCCTTGCCAACAAGTTGCAACGTCGCCTGCAAGCCCAGCAGAACCGCAGTTGGGAGTTCGATCGGGAGGAAGGTATTCTGGACGCAGGGCGTCTGGCGCGTGTTGTTGCAAACCCGACAACGCCACTGAGTTTCAAGATCGAAAAAGACACCGAATTCCGAGACACTGTTGTGACCCTGCTGTTGGACAACTCCGGTTCGATGCGCGGCCGGCCGATCTCGATCGCCGCGATCTGTGCCGATGTTTTGGCTCGCACACTGGAACGCTGCAATGTGAAGGTCGAAATCCTCGGCTTCACGACACGTGCATGGAAAGGCGGCCTTGCGCGGGAGAAGTGGCTGAACGAAGGGCGCCCTCAGCAACCGGGCCGTCTGAACGACCTTCGTCACATCATCTACAAGCAGGCAGATGCGCCTTGGCGTCGGGTCCGTCCCAATCTCGGCCTGATGATGAAAGAAGGTTTGCTTAAGGAAAATATCGACGGAGAGGCGCTGGAATGGGCCCACCGCCGGATGATCGCGCGCCCCGAGCAGCGCAAGATCCTGATGGTGATTTCCGATGGTGCACCCGTGGATGACAGTACGCTGTCCGTGAACCCTGCAAACTACCTCGAAAAACACCTGCGTGATGTCATCGCAATGGTCGAGAAGCGAAAGCAGGTGGAACTTCTGGCTATCGGTATCGGCCATGACGTGACGCGCTATTATGATCGCGCGGTCACCATCACCGACGTAGAACAACTTGCAGGCGCGATGACCGAGCAATTGGCCGCTTTGTTTGACAGCGATCCACGTGCACGGGCGCGCGTTATGGGCATGCGCAGGGCAAGCTGA
- the dtd gene encoding D-aminoacyl-tRNA deacylase — MRALLQRVSQASVTVDQEVVGQCGPGLLVLVCAMQGDTETNAEKLAAKVAKCRIFHDDAGKMNRSVADVGGSALVVSQFTLAADTRSGNRPGFSTAAAPEDGKRLYEYFSDQLAAQRVPVETGRFGADMKVALVNDGPVTIWMDV; from the coding sequence ATGCGCGCCTTGCTGCAACGCGTTTCTCAGGCCTCCGTAACTGTCGACCAAGAGGTCGTGGGGCAATGTGGGCCGGGGCTTCTGGTGCTGGTCTGCGCGATGCAGGGCGATACCGAAACAAATGCTGAGAAACTGGCGGCAAAAGTTGCCAAATGCCGGATATTTCACGACGACGCCGGTAAAATGAACCGCTCGGTTGCAGACGTCGGAGGCAGTGCTTTGGTGGTGAGCCAGTTCACCTTGGCTGCCGATACACGGTCTGGAAATCGTCCGGGATTCTCGACTGCCGCAGCGCCGGAGGACGGCAAACGGCTTTATGAGTATTTCTCCGACCAGCTTGCCGCTCAACGCGTCCCTGTCGAGACAGGGCGCTTTGGCGCGGACATGAAGGTCGCACTGGTGAACGATGGGCCCGTGACCATCTGGATGGACGTCTGA
- the glpK gene encoding glycerol kinase GlpK, producing the protein MTYILAIDQGTTSSRAIVFDGDIRPVASAQLEFEQHFPQSGWVEHDPADIWVTTVETCSGALARAKLAARDIAAIGITNQRETTLVWDKVTGEPVYKAIVWQDRRTAETCENLKADGHADLVQAKTGLLLDPYFSGTKIKWILDNVDGARSRAEAGELLFGTVDSYLIWKLTGGRVHATDATNAARTLIYDIHAGEWSAEICALLGIPMAMLPEVKDCAADFGETDADLFGVAIPIRGVAGDQQAATIGQACFSPGMLKSTYGTGCFALLNTGETPVTSQNRLLTTIAYQLDGKPTYALEGAIFIAGAVVQWLRDGLGIIRDAAETEPLAEKSDEGQELILVPAFTGLGAPYWNPNARGAVFGLSRNSGPAEMSKAALESVGFQTRDLLEAMHADFEFGGDTVLRVDGGMTASSWAMQFLSDILGAAVDRPVVAESTAKGAAWLAGMQIGVYPGMDEFAASWEKDTQFVPARGEAWRERRYAGWKKAIAATLSMTD; encoded by the coding sequence GTGACCTATATTCTCGCGATTGATCAGGGCACCACATCGAGCCGGGCCATTGTATTTGATGGCGATATACGCCCTGTGGCGAGTGCGCAGCTTGAGTTTGAACAACATTTCCCACAGTCCGGATGGGTCGAGCATGATCCGGCCGATATCTGGGTGACGACAGTTGAAACTTGCTCCGGTGCGCTTGCGCGCGCCAAACTGGCTGCACGGGATATCGCGGCGATCGGCATAACGAACCAACGCGAAACCACGTTGGTTTGGGATAAGGTCACCGGTGAGCCTGTCTACAAAGCCATCGTCTGGCAGGACCGCCGGACCGCGGAAACTTGCGAAAACCTCAAAGCGGACGGGCATGCTGATCTGGTGCAGGCCAAAACCGGGCTTTTACTCGATCCCTATTTCTCCGGTACCAAGATCAAATGGATTCTAGACAACGTCGACGGCGCGCGGTCACGCGCTGAGGCGGGAGAACTGCTCTTTGGCACCGTGGACAGCTACCTGATCTGGAAGCTGACGGGGGGACGGGTCCACGCCACCGACGCCACCAACGCCGCGCGTACACTGATCTATGACATCCATGCAGGGGAGTGGAGTGCGGAGATTTGCGCGCTTCTTGGCATCCCGATGGCAATGCTTCCAGAGGTCAAGGACTGCGCAGCGGACTTTGGCGAAACCGACGCAGATCTGTTTGGCGTTGCCATTCCGATCCGTGGCGTGGCAGGAGACCAGCAGGCGGCCACAATCGGGCAGGCCTGTTTTTCGCCCGGCATGCTGAAGTCGACTTATGGCACTGGCTGTTTCGCATTGCTCAACACCGGCGAAACGCCAGTGACCTCTCAGAACCGGCTTTTGACCACCATCGCGTATCAACTCGATGGCAAGCCGACCTACGCGCTTGAAGGGGCGATTTTTATTGCTGGTGCCGTGGTGCAGTGGCTGCGAGATGGGCTGGGGATCATCCGCGATGCGGCGGAAACAGAGCCGCTGGCGGAAAAATCGGACGAAGGTCAGGAACTCATTCTTGTACCTGCATTTACCGGTCTTGGCGCCCCGTACTGGAACCCGAATGCACGCGGCGCTGTGTTTGGGTTGTCACGCAACTCTGGTCCCGCAGAGATGTCCAAGGCCGCGCTGGAGAGCGTTGGTTTCCAAACACGGGATCTGCTTGAAGCCATGCATGCGGATTTTGAGTTCGGTGGCGATACCGTTCTGCGCGTTGATGGCGGCATGACCGCATCAAGCTGGGCTATGCAGTTCCTGTCAGACATTCTCGGCGCGGCGGTTGATCGTCCCGTCGTTGCGGAAAGCACGGCAAAAGGGGCGGCGTGGCTGGCTGGAATGCAAATAGGCGTCTATCCGGGCATGGACGAGTTTGCAGCAAGCTGGGAGAAGGACACCCAGTTTGTGCCTGCGCGCGGCGAGGCCTGGCGTGAGCGGCGGTATGCGGGGTGGAAAAAAGCCATCGCTGCCACACTGTCGATGACCGACTAA
- a CDS encoding acyl-CoA synthetase — protein sequence MTFETAADLKAIEAQMPYADRDLPKTVFEMLSQTAAKFPERPAASYQLLSGPKDKAETLSWKELLEQSVQAANLFRDLGVNEGDTIAYVLPNASETLTTLLGGMIAGIANPINPLLEPEQIGAILRETDAKVVVTLKPFPKTDIAQKVAEAVRHAPHVHTVLEVDLNRYLTPPKSWIVPLIRPKVEGPLHADYLDYTKETRKQNKTLDFADSGKDRVAAYFHTGGTTGMPKVAQHLYSGMIYNGWLGHELLFSEQDNIMCPLPLFHVFAVHVIMQAAIKSGAHVVFPTPQGYRGDGVFDNFWKLIERWKISFIITVPTAVSALMQRPVDADISTVKTAFSGSAPMPLELFKRFESTCGVDIVEGYGLTEATCLVSCNPPTGNKKVGSVGIPFPYTDVRIFNNTPDGPVECATDEVGEICISNPGVYAGNTYTEADKNVDLYHHEKYLRTGDLGRIDDEGYLWITGRAKDLIIRGGHNIDPAEIEEALLAHHDVAFAGAIGQPDAHAGEVPCAYVELVEGASVTQAELMNHAKVHVHERAAHPKFIEIMPELPKTAVGKIFKPDLRKSAITRIYNAALEKEGVPVRVTSVLDDKKRGLVAQLTNNGDATDEEVSKVLGSFVRPWEWADQAAKENA from the coding sequence ATGACTTTTGAAACGGCAGCCGACCTAAAGGCGATCGAGGCACAGATGCCTTATGCAGACCGCGATCTGCCCAAAACGGTTTTCGAAATGCTGTCGCAGACCGCAGCCAAATTCCCGGAGCGTCCGGCAGCCAGCTATCAGCTGCTGTCCGGTCCCAAGGACAAGGCGGAAACCCTGAGCTGGAAAGAACTGCTGGAACAGTCCGTTCAGGCGGCCAATCTGTTCCGCGATCTTGGCGTGAACGAGGGCGACACAATCGCCTATGTTCTTCCCAACGCATCGGAAACGCTGACAACCCTGCTTGGTGGTATGATCGCGGGGATCGCAAACCCGATCAACCCGCTGCTGGAACCTGAGCAGATCGGCGCGATCCTGCGCGAAACCGACGCTAAGGTGGTTGTGACTCTCAAGCCGTTCCCCAAGACCGACATTGCCCAGAAAGTGGCAGAGGCCGTGCGCCACGCCCCGCATGTGCATACGGTTCTCGAGGTGGATCTGAACCGGTACCTCACGCCGCCAAAATCCTGGATTGTGCCCCTGATCCGTCCCAAGGTCGAAGGTCCCTTGCATGCGGACTATCTGGACTACACAAAAGAGACCCGCAAACAGAACAAGACTCTGGACTTTGCGGACAGCGGTAAGGACCGTGTCGCCGCCTATTTCCACACTGGTGGTACGACTGGTATGCCGAAAGTGGCTCAACACCTTTATTCCGGCATGATCTACAATGGCTGGCTGGGGCATGAACTGCTCTTCTCGGAGCAGGACAACATCATGTGTCCGCTGCCACTTTTCCACGTATTTGCTGTTCACGTCATTATGCAGGCTGCCATCAAGTCCGGCGCGCATGTTGTGTTCCCGACCCCGCAGGGGTACCGCGGGGACGGTGTGTTCGACAATTTCTGGAAACTGATCGAACGCTGGAAGATTTCCTTCATTATCACTGTGCCGACGGCTGTTTCCGCGCTGATGCAGCGTCCTGTGGATGCCGATATCTCCACCGTGAAAACGGCTTTCTCCGGTTCCGCGCCGATGCCGCTCGAACTGTTCAAACGCTTCGAAAGCACCTGTGGTGTGGACATTGTCGAAGGCTACGGCCTGACGGAGGCGACCTGCCTTGTGTCGTGTAACCCGCCGACAGGTAACAAGAAAGTCGGATCTGTCGGGATTCCGTTCCCCTACACTGACGTGCGTATCTTCAACAATACGCCAGACGGCCCCGTCGAATGCGCCACAGATGAAGTGGGCGAAATCTGCATTTCCAACCCGGGCGTCTATGCCGGCAACACCTACACCGAGGCCGACAAGAATGTGGACCTCTATCACCATGAAAAGTACCTTCGTACGGGTGACCTTGGTCGCATCGACGACGAAGGCTATCTCTGGATCACTGGTCGTGCCAAGGACCTGATCATCCGTGGTGGTCACAACATCGACCCTGCTGAAATCGAAGAGGCGTTGTTGGCGCACCACGACGTCGCCTTCGCAGGCGCCATTGGTCAGCCCGATGCCCACGCAGGCGAAGTGCCTTGTGCCTATGTCGAGCTGGTTGAGGGGGCGTCTGTCACTCAGGCAGAGCTGATGAACCACGCCAAGGTGCACGTACACGAGCGCGCGGCACATCCGAAATTCATCGAGATCATGCCAGAACTGCCGAAAACGGCCGTTGGCAAAATCTTCAAGCCGGACCTTCGTAAATCCGCGATTACCCGCATCTACAACGCGGCTCTGGAAAAAGAAGGCGTGCCGGTGCGTGTGACATCGGTACTGGACGACAAGAAACGGGGTCTGGTGGCGCAGCTGACCAACAACGGCGACGCAACCGACGAAGAAGTCTCCAAGGTTCTGGGGAGCTTCGTTCGTCCGTGGGAATGGGCCGATCAGGCCGCGAAGGAAAACGCATAA
- a CDS encoding ABC transporter transmembrane domain-containing protein produces the protein MADQPQPTHSEQEREKSKNMGALRGLAPFMRPYRLQIVLALLALTLTATVSLALPMAVRRVVDNFGTESDALLDKYFLAALGFAALLAVGTALRYLLVTRLGELVVADIRKAVFNRMIGMSPTFFEGVMTGEVLSRITTDTTVIQSVIGSSVSIALRNMLLFLGGLVLMLLTSTKLTMMVLLVVPLVIVPIAVLGRRLRVLSRENQDWIAESSGNASEALLSVQTVQAFTHEAQSKSAFGRVTDLSLRAAMRRINTRALLTMIVIFLIFTGVVVVLWMGARDVRAGGMSVGVLVQFVIYSVMVAGAVGALSEIWSELQRAAGATERLVELLNAVDRVTDPVSVAQLPSPVKGEITFDSVSFHYPSRPNQSALDAVDLTIQPGETVALVGPSGAGKTTVIQMIQRFYDPISGSVKLDGVALETMRREDFRKHLALVPQDPVIFANSARENIRFGRPEASDAEVEAAAKAAAAHEFIEKLPEGYNSPLGERGVMLSGGQKQRIAIARAILRDAPVLLLDEATSALDAESERLVQAAVDELAQDRTTIIVAHRLATVKKADRIIVMEEGRIVAQGKHDALVAEGGLYAKLAKLQFTAGAD, from the coding sequence ATGGCCGATCAACCGCAGCCGACGCACAGCGAGCAGGAACGCGAGAAAAGCAAAAATATGGGTGCCCTGCGAGGTTTGGCTCCGTTTATGCGGCCTTATCGCCTGCAGATCGTGCTGGCACTTCTGGCTTTGACGCTGACGGCGACAGTCTCTCTGGCGTTGCCGATGGCTGTTCGGCGCGTGGTAGACAACTTTGGCACCGAATCTGATGCGCTGCTGGACAAGTATTTCCTCGCCGCTCTCGGGTTTGCTGCGTTGCTCGCTGTGGGCACTGCGCTGCGCTATCTGCTGGTAACACGCTTGGGTGAACTTGTTGTCGCCGACATCCGAAAGGCGGTGTTTAACCGAATGATCGGAATGAGCCCCACGTTCTTTGAAGGGGTTATGACTGGCGAGGTTCTCAGCCGGATCACGACGGACACCACGGTCATTCAATCTGTGATCGGCTCGTCGGTTTCAATCGCCCTTCGCAATATGCTGCTTTTCCTGGGTGGTTTGGTTTTGATGCTACTGACCTCAACCAAGCTTACGATGATGGTTCTACTGGTGGTGCCTTTGGTTATTGTGCCGATCGCGGTGCTAGGTCGCAGACTGCGGGTCCTGAGCCGGGAAAATCAGGATTGGATCGCGGAAAGCTCCGGCAATGCGTCAGAGGCTTTGCTGTCGGTGCAGACCGTGCAAGCCTTCACGCATGAGGCGCAGTCCAAAAGCGCTTTTGGTCGTGTGACGGACCTGAGCCTTCGGGCGGCAATGCGACGCATCAATACCCGTGCGCTGCTGACCATGATCGTGATCTTTCTGATTTTCACCGGCGTTGTTGTTGTGCTCTGGATGGGCGCCCGCGATGTGCGCGCGGGGGGCATGAGCGTGGGTGTGCTGGTGCAATTCGTGATCTATTCGGTGATGGTGGCGGGAGCTGTTGGCGCACTCAGCGAAATCTGGAGCGAGTTGCAACGAGCCGCTGGCGCAACCGAACGACTGGTCGAATTGCTCAATGCAGTAGACCGCGTGACTGACCCTGTCTCCGTTGCTCAATTGCCCTCGCCGGTGAAGGGCGAGATTACTTTTGACAGTGTTTCGTTCCACTATCCCTCGCGCCCCAACCAATCGGCGCTGGATGCCGTGGACCTGACAATACAGCCCGGTGAAACCGTTGCTCTGGTCGGTCCGTCCGGCGCAGGGAAAACAACTGTAATCCAGATGATTCAGCGGTTTTACGACCCGATTTCGGGTTCTGTGAAACTGGATGGCGTGGCTCTGGAAACCATGCGACGGGAAGACTTCCGCAAACACTTGGCTCTTGTCCCGCAAGATCCTGTTATCTTTGCCAACAGTGCGCGTGAAAACATCCGTTTTGGCCGTCCTGAGGCCTCTGACGCGGAGGTCGAGGCCGCGGCAAAGGCAGCTGCAGCGCATGAATTTATCGAGAAGCTGCCTGAAGGCTACAACAGTCCCCTGGGAGAGCGTGGCGTTATGCTGTCGGGTGGACAGAAGCAACGCATCGCAATCGCACGCGCCATTTTGCGCGACGCCCCGGTGCTATTGCTGGATGAAGCGACCTCGGCGCTGGACGCAGAAAGCGAACGGTTGGTGCAGGCTGCCGTGGATGAGTTGGCGCAGGATCGCACGACGATCATTGTTGCGCACCGTTTGGCTACCGTCAAAAAAGCCGACCGCATTATCGTCATGGAAGAAGGCCGCATTGTCGCGCAGGGCAAGCATGACGCATTGGTGGCGGAGGGTGGATTGTACGCGAAACTTGCGAAACTACAGTTCACCGCCGGAGCGGATTGA
- a CDS encoding GNAT family N-acetyltransferase, translating to MFDVSPIRVCTPLNQSAEYGNALALVGAHTGRLADGTLVLRRKFRGLPVAMLPRAKVHRETLKGLVRTADLHRQLLVITPDHPSPWLSELGAVPFMTPIYIAKLDLTGDLRATMHQKWRNRLVNAEQQNLRVTRQNLPEKPDQWLLEMDRKQQQTRGYAAWPEALTLAYAQANRGDAKLFTAFDGREPVAAMLILRHGESATYHISHTTEAGRAASAHNLLLWEAMQWLTTKGVSSLDLGHIDTDKAPGLARFKLGAGATLHPLGGTWLWWPPLGNALTPLKYFAPREMRVM from the coding sequence ATGTTTGATGTGTCCCCTATCCGCGTTTGTACGCCTCTCAACCAAAGTGCCGAGTACGGCAACGCACTCGCTCTTGTCGGAGCCCACACCGGTCGCCTCGCCGATGGCACGCTTGTCTTGCGCCGAAAATTTCGCGGCCTGCCGGTCGCGATGCTGCCCCGCGCGAAGGTTCACCGCGAAACCCTGAAGGGCTTGGTCAGAACCGCCGACCTGCACCGCCAACTGCTTGTCATTACACCAGACCATCCATCACCATGGTTGTCTGAACTCGGGGCCGTCCCTTTCATGACCCCAATTTACATCGCGAAACTTGATCTGACGGGCGACCTGCGCGCGACGATGCACCAGAAGTGGCGCAATCGCCTTGTGAATGCAGAACAACAGAATCTGCGTGTCACCCGCCAAAACCTTCCGGAAAAACCGGATCAATGGCTGTTGGAGATGGACAGAAAACAACAACAGACACGCGGATACGCGGCCTGGCCAGAGGCGCTGACACTGGCCTACGCCCAAGCAAATCGTGGCGATGCAAAACTCTTCACAGCGTTTGATGGCAGGGAGCCTGTGGCAGCGATGCTGATCTTGCGTCACGGCGAAAGCGCCACCTATCACATCAGCCACACGACCGAAGCCGGGCGTGCCGCAAGCGCGCACAACCTGTTGCTGTGGGAAGCGATGCAATGGCTGACGACAAAAGGCGTCTCATCGCTCGATCTCGGGCACATCGATACAGACAAAGCCCCGGGGCTTGCCCGTTTCAAACTTGGCGCAGGCGCTACGTTGCATCCTTTGGGCGGCACATGGTTATGGTGGCCGCCCCTCGGAAACGCGCTAACACCGCTGAAGTACTTCGCTCCGCGTGAAATGCGCGTTATGTAA
- the kynU gene encoding kynureninase, whose product MGVSLPRKELFDVPEGVIYLDGNSLGVLPKGAVERAQKTIAEEWGTQLIKAWNTAGWMALPQVVGDTLAGLLGAPAGSVATGDTLSIKVYQALAAALKMRPDRKVILSDNGNFPSDLYMAEGLIKTLDQGYELRTPAPEDVAEAITEDVAVVMLTQVDYRTGRMHDMSAITKRAHDMGAVMIWDLAHSAGAVPVDLAASGAEFAVGCTYKYLNGGPGAPAFIYVRPDIVEAIEPALSGWLGHDAPFAMELNYRPASATERMRVGTPPILQLSVLQEALKAWDGVDMVDLRAASQRLSELFIAEVEARCPQLTLASPRDPAERGSQVSFAFEHGYAAMQAVIDRGVIGDFRAPDIMRFGFTPLYLDDADVVAAAEIIENVMRDELWRDPKYQVKSRVT is encoded by the coding sequence ATGGGCGTTTCCCTTCCCCGTAAAGAGCTTTTTGATGTGCCGGAGGGTGTGATCTATCTGGACGGAAATTCACTTGGCGTATTGCCAAAAGGCGCTGTTGAACGTGCACAAAAAACCATTGCCGAGGAATGGGGCACACAACTGATCAAAGCCTGGAATACTGCTGGCTGGATGGCCCTGCCGCAAGTTGTCGGTGACACTTTGGCAGGCTTGCTGGGGGCTCCGGCAGGATCCGTTGCGACGGGCGACACTTTGTCGATCAAGGTCTACCAGGCCTTGGCGGCGGCTTTGAAGATGCGTCCCGACCGCAAGGTGATCCTGAGCGACAACGGCAATTTCCCATCCGACCTCTATATGGCGGAAGGGCTGATCAAAACGCTGGATCAGGGATATGAGTTGCGCACGCCCGCGCCTGAGGACGTGGCCGAAGCCATAACCGAAGATGTTGCTGTGGTGATGCTGACGCAAGTCGACTACCGTACCGGTCGGATGCACGATATGTCTGCGATCACCAAACGCGCCCATGATATGGGCGCCGTCATGATCTGGGATCTCGCGCATTCGGCTGGGGCTGTGCCGGTCGACCTTGCCGCCAGCGGCGCCGAGTTTGCGGTGGGCTGTACCTACAAATACCTGAACGGCGGCCCGGGCGCGCCAGCCTTTATTTACGTGCGCCCCGATATTGTCGAAGCCATCGAACCTGCGCTGTCGGGGTGGTTGGGACACGATGCTCCTTTTGCCATGGAACTCAACTACCGCCCCGCTTCTGCAACAGAAAGGATGCGGGTCGGTACGCCGCCGATTTTGCAGCTATCGGTTTTGCAAGAAGCTTTGAAAGCATGGGACGGGGTGGACATGGTCGATTTGCGCGCGGCCTCCCAGCGTTTGTCCGAGTTGTTCATTGCCGAAGTCGAAGCGCGCTGCCCCCAGTTGACGCTCGCAAGCCCCCGTGATCCTGCCGAACGGGGTTCGCAAGTGAGTTTCGCTTTTGAGCATGGCTACGCGGCAATGCAGGCAGTGATTGACCGGGGCGTGATTGGCGATTTCAGGGCGCCAGACATAATGCGGTTTGGTTTCACTCCGCTGTACCTTGATGATGCGGACGTGGTCGCAGCTGCGGAAATTATCGAAAATGTGATGCGTGACGAACTTTGGCGGGACCCGAAATATCAGGTCAAAAGCCGCGTTACATAA